The DNA segment TAGTGGTGAGTTTTTGAAGGATTACCTTGTTGGGTTGGGAGTGCCGGAAGATTCTATTTTAACGGAATGGAAATCCAGAAATACTCATGAAAATGCAATAGAAACATTAAAGATGCTACAGAGAGAAGGTATAGCAGATAAAAAGTTTTTGTTGGTGACATCGGGTTTTCATATGAAAAGAGCTTTGGGCTGCTTTGCTAAAGCAGGCATAGATGTGACTCCTTTTAAGACTGACGCCTTGCAAGCCAATAGACCACCTGAAGTTTGGGAATGCTTGATTCCATCGGCATCTGTGATGGCTACTTGGGAACTGTTATTTAAAGAATGGTTAGGATACCTTGTATATAAGATACGTGGGTATGCCTGATTTGTTTTTCCTTCTGTTGGCTATGGGGATGTAATCTGCAGACTTTTTTATTACTTTTGCAAAAATATTTGTAGCACAGAAAATTTATTAGATGGATTTTAAACCTGAGTTGTTAATCCCGGCAGGGAATATTGAGTCGTTTCATGCGGCAGTTGAGGGTGGGGCAGATGCCATATTTTTGGGATTAAAGCAGTTTAATGCACGCGGTCGCGCCGTTAACTTTTCAAATGCCCAATTGATTACCATGTTGGATATTGCAGGGAAGAAGAATGTTAAAATCTATGTAACACTCAATACAGTCATCAAGAACTATGAGATTCCGGAATTGTTGGATGTACTAAATTTTCTGTCTCAGACCTCGGTGAGTGCTGTTATTATTCAGGATTGGGGGATATGGTATCTGGCAAAAAAATTCTTTCCTTCTTTGGTTCTTCATGCCAGTACACAAATGGCTAATCATAACTCTATTGGGGCTAACTTTTCGAAAAAAGCTGGGATTGATAGGGTGATTATGGCGCGGGAGCTGACCCATGCTGAGTTACAGCTGATAATGCAAAAAGCACAAATTGAGGTGGAGGTTTTTGTGCATGGAGCCTTGTGTTATTCATTTTCTGGATTGTGTTTGTTTAGTAGTTATCTAGGGGGTAAAGGTGCGAACCGGGGACAGTGTACCCAGCCTTGTAGACGGGTCTTTAAGGATGATGGTAAAAAGCATGCTATATTTTCGTTGAAGGATAACCAGCAAGTTAAGTTGGTACCTGATTTCACCAAGATGAAAGTAGCCTCTTTGAAAATTGAGGGGAGAATGAAGTCCTCTGCCTATGTCTATCGGGTGGCTCAGGCATACCGGATGGTCATTGATGATCCCGACAAGCTGCCTGAAGCAGAAGAAATGCTGAAGTGGGATTTCGGTCGTGAAAAAACTGAATATTTCATGGGAGGTAAAGTGAAAGGAGCTATTTCTAATAATACGAATAATGGGATTTTTCTGGGTGCGGTAAAAAAATTATGTGATGATGGTTTTTTTGTTCAATCAAAACTCTCCATTGAGGCGGGACAACAGTTGCGTGTTGTTAATAAATTGGGAGAGTCTGTTTCTGTAAAGGTGAAAGAGGTGCGTGAGGAGAATGACGTTTATCACGTATTTACCAGTAAACACATCAGAAAGGGAGACGATGTTTATTTAATAGGTTTACCATCACGTAACTTTTCCAATAAGTTTGATGCTTTAAAACATCAGAATGTAAAGTCGCTTAGTGGTGCCTATAAGAGGAAAATTAGACAGGACATACAGATTAAAAATCAACAAGGTAGCCATCTTGAGTTTTTTGTACGTATTGATAATATTGAATGGTTGCGTAAACTGAGGGTGGATGATTTTAAAGGAATATTATTGGATATTCCCAGAAAAGATTGGCGAAAAATACCATTTGATAGTCCCTTCTTTAAGAAAAATTTGTCACGTTTTTATGTGGAACTTCCGGGTTTTATTCCAGAAACCCATTTGCAGGAAATGTTACAAGATATCAAGTGGCTATGTCGGAGTGGGATGAAAAATTTTGTACTGAGTCATTTATCCCAATTGGATATGTTGCCAAAGGGGTGTCGAGTGATTACCAACGAGCGGGTATATGTGTATAATGATGCAGCTGTCAGAGGTATCAAGTCCTTGGGTGTGCAGTGTATTACCTATCCTGTTGAAAATGACTTCGAAAACCTGCAGAATGGTACGTCCAGAGATGGTATTGTGCCGGTGTATGCCAACCCTGAGCTGTTTTTTGCACGTATGCCCGTGGAAGTTTATCATCCTGAAAATGAATTTATGGATAATACAGATAAAGCGTTCAAGCGTTATGTGCGTAATGGCATGACTTCGGTGTATTCAAATACTCCAGTGGCTTTATTGCAGTATGCTCAACTCCTCAAAAAAGAAGGTTTTTTTAGGTTTATGTTTGATTTACGCACAGAGTCACCATCCAAACATTTACCAGCAAAATTGTTCAAGAAATTTAAAGCTTCGGAACAACTGCAACCTTCTACTACCTTCAATTTTAAACGAGGTTTGAGCTAGCTTTCTGTTTTATTTCCATTTTGCTAATTTTTGCATATTGTAGTGGGGTCATACCTACAAATTCTTTAAATGTTGCGTAGAATGTTGATTGTGATTTAAATCCTGCATTGAGACCAATACTTTTCATGGGTATTTTTTCCTCATTATCCTTTATGCAGCTTTTGCAATAATTTATACGGTGCTGGTTAATGAGGGTATTGAAGTTGCAATTAAATTCACTGTTAACAAGTTTAGAAACATATGTAATGTTTGTGGCCAGTTTATTGGCCACAAATTCAAGAGATACATCTTGATTTTTATAAATCTCTTGTTTCTCAAGTAACTCCACTAAACGGGAACGTAATACGCTTTCTGATTTTTCGGGTTTTATTGTGTTCACTTCTTTAAGCAGACTCTCGATTACGCGCTTTTGATCATTTACGAGTAATTGCTGTCGGTAGATAGCCCTAAAAGCTCTTAATCTCGCTGCTTTATGAATGAAAATAAATACGGTGATTGAAATTACAAAAATTAGAGATATACTTATGATTATCAGAAGAAGTCTGCCGATTTTAAGTTGGTTGGCCTGCATTGCAATAATGGCCTCATTATGCTTTTTTTCGTACTGTAAAGTGAGCTTATTAAATTTGGTGTTTTGTACTTCACTGTTCCACCTGTCTTTATAACTAACATACTGTTCCAGTGCTTTTGTATGTTTTTTATAGTCGTTTGTTTTTTTATAGATATCAACAAGGCGTTTACTTGCAGTAACAGCCCAGCCAATGAGGTTTGCTGAATCGGCCAGAAAAACGGCTTTTTTTAAGTTGGCTTCACTTGATTTGAAATTTTGATTTACCAGATCGAGGTCTCCAAGGTGGAATAAGCTAGATATAATTGACAAAGGTTTATTATAGTGTTTTTTTCTGTGTTCATAGCTTTTTTGATAATAGTGATGTGCATTATCATAATCGCCCCTGAGATAGTAAAAATTTCCGGTATTGCTCAAGGCATCGCCAACACTTGCGGGTTCATTTATCTCAATAGCCATCTTTAATGATTTTTTGAAATATGTTTCTGCTGTATCCCAATCTTTTTTTCCAGCATGAATAATCCCCATGTTTTCATAGCCCCTTTGTATTTGCTCCCTGTTTTGGTGTGCGGTAGCAAGGTCGAGATGCTTTTGTTCCCATTTTAGTGCTTCATCAAACCGTTGCGCATCTCTGTACATCCTGCTAATGTCCAGTAGGTTCAAGGTTAACCTGTAGTTGTTGTTTAATTGGGTGGAAAAGGAGATGGATTTTTTTATATGGTCAAATGCCTGAGAATATTTAGATAAGCGACGATAAGAAAATCCAATGCGGTATTGAAAATACTCGCGGCCTATTAGAATATCGTGGTTTTCTAATATACTATCGGCTTTGGTGAAAAACGGGATCGCTTTTTCGTATGCTGCAATTTCAATATAATACTCACCTTTTTTAGCCTGGAATGCTGCAAGATGAATGGGGTCATTCAACTTATTTACCAATTTTTCTGCATCTGCCATTATGTGATTGTACTTCTTATATTCTTGGTTTGTTAATACATCAACTGCCGACCGTAATAGTAAGGTGGCTTTCAAAGTATGGTCGTTTAATAGCGAGGCAGCATTTAAAAAGGTAATGCCTGCACTGTCATAATTTAATTTTGCCTCATAGTCAAGACCTTTTATATGAAGAATACGGGCCTTAGATAAATCAGATAACTGAAGTGTATCATATTTTAAACACTCATTAAGAAAGTATGGGATAGAATCTCGTGATGTTCTATGATTTTTCACCGCTTGTTCATGGATGATTTCAATTTGAGAATCGTATGTGCTGTTCTTTCCACATGCAGACATGATGACTAAGAGCAGAGCAATAATAGAAGTTGTAATAGTTGAATTCATAGATTTTTTTTGAAAGGAGGCAAAAATATTCAAAAGCCTTCTAATTCAAAAACTTTTTTTTGCGATGTGTATACATTCCGAAATCTTTAAAAATATTCCAGAATCTTTAAATCCTAGTGTTGACGGGTAGTTTGTGGCTATTTGTCTCCTATATTTGGCCTTCGATATAAGTCCGATATATGGATGTTTTATTTGAAATTTAGCTTAAAAAACATGATAAAAAAAGTAATGAACATGAGAAAAAGAATCAAAATCCTAGGTGTTTTAATTGGGTTGACTTCCGTATTGTGGGCACAGAACCCGACGGTTGAATGTGTATCGTTCAGAGATGGTTTTGAAAAATTTCCCCTGCCAGGTACAGGTGTTATCACACTTCGTTCAGGAGAGTCGATTAAAGGAGAATTTAAACAGGGAATGACCATTAAAATGAATAAATGGCAATGGCATGGAACAGATGGAGAATTGCATCAAATTAAAGAAGCTGATGTGCAACGTGTTGTTTTTAATCCCGACATGAAGTTTGTTGACAAGGATATTGCTATTAATGTTGGTATAAGTATTGGCGGGAAAAATGCCAGTGATGTAAGCAATAAAAATCTTCCTTTTAATATCTCCCAATTTGATTCCTTTAATAAGGAGAAATATTATAAGCCACTTATCCTCGAAAGGGTGGTTACAAAAGTATCAGCTAAAGGAAAGGAAAACTCACAATTAATGTTGCTGGTAAATAATGGTTTTGCGGATAAATATAAGGTTTACGTGAGTCTTGGTCATATGAAATCTGAGTTTGGAAAAGATTTTAATTTATTCTCGCTCCTGTTTGGTGGGGGAGAAATGGGAGATTATTACTCTTCTTTCCGAGTGCAAAAGAAAGGTACCAGAGAGAGCTTGTTGATTAAAAAACCTGGTCTCATTCCTTTTTTGTTTGGTTCATTTAGAAATAAAGAGTTTGTAGAACTTTTTGGCGATAACCCCGATTTCATGGCTTGTTATCCCAAATCATTTAAAAGGAAGTTTAAATATACTCCAGAGTTTTTTTGGGTGTATAACCATAAATAATACTTAAGATAAATTACTTAACAAAAAAAACAAATCATGAACAAAATTCAATTATTTACGATTCTTCTCTTTACTCTTGTGATGATGTCGTGTAGTAAAGATGATGACAATGAAGTGCAAATCGGAGAGATTACAGGTGGAAATATTACAGAAAATCATGGTACGGTGCTTCTGCAATGGAATGCTTATGAAGGTGCTCTTGCCTATTATGTATTTGTGGGAGGTCAGAGTATATCTGATATTCCTTATACAGGTACACAGGCAGTGATTACTGAAATTGAAGATAATGATATTGTTGAAGTAAAAGCGTATGCTGATTCTGAAGCTAGTAAATTGCTGGCTATCTTACAAATAACTTACGAGGAAGCACCTCTTGTTGCTCCTTCTTCCCCAACGGAAGCGACCGCACTTTCTCCAGAAAAAACGAGTGTTGATATTCAATTCACCTATAGTGGGACATGTGATGGTATAAGCATATA comes from the Saccharicrinis fermentans DSM 9555 = JCM 21142 genome and includes:
- a CDS encoding peptidase U32 family protein is translated as MDFKPELLIPAGNIESFHAAVEGGADAIFLGLKQFNARGRAVNFSNAQLITMLDIAGKKNVKIYVTLNTVIKNYEIPELLDVLNFLSQTSVSAVIIQDWGIWYLAKKFFPSLVLHASTQMANHNSIGANFSKKAGIDRVIMARELTHAELQLIMQKAQIEVEVFVHGALCYSFSGLCLFSSYLGGKGANRGQCTQPCRRVFKDDGKKHAIFSLKDNQQVKLVPDFTKMKVASLKIEGRMKSSAYVYRVAQAYRMVIDDPDKLPEAEEMLKWDFGREKTEYFMGGKVKGAISNNTNNGIFLGAVKKLCDDGFFVQSKLSIEAGQQLRVVNKLGESVSVKVKEVREENDVYHVFTSKHIRKGDDVYLIGLPSRNFSNKFDALKHQNVKSLSGAYKRKIRQDIQIKNQQGSHLEFFVRIDNIEWLRKLRVDDFKGILLDIPRKDWRKIPFDSPFFKKNLSRFYVELPGFIPETHLQEMLQDIKWLCRSGMKNFVLSHLSQLDMLPKGCRVITNERVYVYNDAAVRGIKSLGVQCITYPVENDFENLQNGTSRDGIVPVYANPELFFARMPVEVYHPENEFMDNTDKAFKRYVRNGMTSVYSNTPVALLQYAQLLKKEGFFRFMFDLRTESPSKHLPAKLFKKFKASEQLQPSTTFNFKRGLS
- a CDS encoding tetratricopeptide repeat protein — protein: MNSTITTSIIALLLVIMSACGKNSTYDSQIEIIHEQAVKNHRTSRDSIPYFLNECLKYDTLQLSDLSKARILHIKGLDYEAKLNYDSAGITFLNAASLLNDHTLKATLLLRSAVDVLTNQEYKKYNHIMADAEKLVNKLNDPIHLAAFQAKKGEYYIEIAAYEKAIPFFTKADSILENHDILIGREYFQYRIGFSYRRLSKYSQAFDHIKKSISFSTQLNNNYRLTLNLLDISRMYRDAQRFDEALKWEQKHLDLATAHQNREQIQRGYENMGIIHAGKKDWDTAETYFKKSLKMAIEINEPASVGDALSNTGNFYYLRGDYDNAHHYYQKSYEHRKKHYNKPLSIISSLFHLGDLDLVNQNFKSSEANLKKAVFLADSANLIGWAVTASKRLVDIYKKTNDYKKHTKALEQYVSYKDRWNSEVQNTKFNKLTLQYEKKHNEAIIAMQANQLKIGRLLLIIISISLIFVISITVFIFIHKAARLRAFRAIYRQQLLVNDQKRVIESLLKEVNTIKPEKSESVLRSRLVELLEKQEIYKNQDVSLEFVANKLATNITYVSKLVNSEFNCNFNTLINQHRINYCKSCIKDNEEKIPMKSIGLNAGFKSQSTFYATFKEFVGMTPLQYAKISKMEIKQKASSNLV